In the Vogesella sp. XCS3 genome, TAATTCTAGCCTAAAAACGATTTCACATCACGTTTTAGCCATATTGTTGCGGCGGCGGTTTTCCCCAATGTCAGAGCCGGCGGAAAGCTGGCAGCGATGCCAGCAGCCGCTTGCCGTATTGCTGGCGCACAATGCGGTTGTCCAGGATAGTCACGCGGCCGTAGTCGCTTTCCGTGCGGATCAGACGGCCCACCGCCTGTACCAGCTTGATCGACGCCTCCGGCACGGTGAGCTCGATGAACGGGTTGCCACCACGCTTTTCGATCCAGCGAGACAGGGTGCGGCCAACCGGGTCGTCCGGCATGGCAAACGGCAGCTTGGCAATGATCACGTGCACGCAGGCTTCGCCCGGCAAGTCCAGCCCTTCCGAGAACGAATCCAGGCCAAACAGCACGCTGGGGCGCTGTTCTTTCAGTGCGGTGTAGTGGTTGGCCAGCAGTACAGCCTTGGGTAGCTCGCCCTGCATTTGCACGCACTGGCGCAGCTCGGCGGGGATGCCCTCGGCCACTTCCTGCATCTGTCGGCGCGAGGTAAACAGCACCAGCGTACCCAGCGGCTGCGTCAGGTCTACCAGGCGAGGTAGCCATTCGATGATCTCGCGGGTATGGGCAGCCGGGTCTTTGGGCGTGGCGTGCAGCGGCGGCAGATAGAGCTCGCCTTGTTCACTGAAATTGAATGGCGAGTCCAGCGCCACGCATTGCACATCCGGCAGCCATTTCAAGCCGGTCTGCGATAGCAGCAAGTCGAAATTGCCCAGCGAGCGCAGCGTGGCCGAGGTGAGCAGGGCGCCCGAGGCGCGCCGCCACAGGTTGGCCGCCAGGCTGCCGGCCGCGCTGACCGGCGAGGCGGAGAAAATGTAGTCGCCTTTGCCATCGGCGCGGCGGGTCACCCATTTGGCGATTGGCGGGGCGTTTTCGTCCGGCTCACGCTCGTACAGGTCCCACAGTGCCACCAGCGGCTCCACCTTGCCGACAAAAAAGCCGGCATCGGAATTCAGCTTGTCCAGCAGCACCGCGTCTTGCTGTTTGTCTTTGCGTAGCGCATTGATGGCGTCGGCCATGCCGGTGAGGTTTTTGTATAGCGCGCGCGCCGATAGCGCCATGTTGGCCGCAGGGATCTTCATGTGTTCCGGCAGTACGCCGTCTTCGATCAGCCAGCTGGGCTCCAGGTTGTCGCTATTGGCCTCCAGCTCGGTGACGCCTTGCAGCAGCCACAACCATTCGGTGAGGCTTTCCATGCAGGCGCCAGCGGCATCCATGGCGTTGGCGCACAGCTCGGGCTTGTCGATCAGCGTTTGCACGCGGGTGGCCAGTGCCGGTACTTTGTCCAGCCAGGCCATGGCCTGCGCCAGGCTGTGCTCGGCAGCAAACTGGTTGACCGCTTTTTTGGCCAAGTGGTGTGCCTCGTCGATGCAGTACAGGCTTTGCTCCGGCGCGGGCAGAATCACGCCGCCGCCCATGGATACATCGGCCAGCATCAAGTCGTGGTTGGCTACCACCACGTCGACGTTTTCCAGCGTGTCGCGCGCCAGATAGAACGGGCACTCGGCGCGGTTGGGGCAGCCTGCTTTCAGGCAGCCGTGGCGGTCGTTGGTCACGCGGCGCCACAGCTCGTCCGGGATGTTTTCTGCCCAGGTGTCACGGTCGCCGTTCCAGCGGCGGTAGTAGAACTCGTCAGCCAGTTCGCGCAGGGCGTCGATCTCGGCTTGTTCCGGTTTGCGCTCCCACAGCGCCATGCTCGGGTCCATGGCCAGTAGCTCGCCTTGGGCCGTGTCGGCTGTCAGTTGGTACAGGCGGTAGGGGCATAAATAGCGGCCACGGCCTTTGGCCAGGGCAAAGGTCAGCGGCAGGCCGCTTTTCTCTATGACAAAGGGCAGGTCGCGGTTCACCAGCTGCTCTTGCAGGGCAATAGTGGCACTGGTGACCACCAGTTTCTTGCCGCGCGACTTGGCCATCACGCCGCCGGCCAGCAAGTAGGCCAGGCTTTTGCCGACACCGGTAGGGCCCTCTACGACCACGATACTGTCGCCACTATTGTCTTCCGGCGCTTGTTCGCTGTCGGCAGGGGGCATGCTGCAGCGGCCAAAAGCATTGGCGATTTCGGCCAGCATGCGGCGTTGCGCCGCGCGCGGGCGGAAGCCGGGCAGGTTTTCGGAGATGGCACGATAGTGGTCGCGCAGCAGGTTTTTTTCGATGTCGGTCAGCATGGGCGGCATTGTAGCGGATTGGCGCACCCCCTGCTGCCAAGGCGACATCGACCATGCTGTTTTGCGCCTGCAGCATGACATTGTGGCTGCGCTGTGCTTACGATAGCGTCAAACAAAGCCGTACCAAGCTGCGGCCATAACAGTACGACAGACATCATAAAAACACGCTGTATCCAGAGGAGAGCACCGATGAATCCGGTGAGCAGAGTATTGGTGGTAAGCGATGATGCTGCCTGGCAGGCCGACGTGCTGGCCGAGCTGGCTGCGGTAGCAGGCAAGATGGCCAACCCGTTTGGCCTGTGTTTTGAAGGGGTTGGCCGCAGTAGCGACGCCCTGGCGCGCGCCGGTAGCGATGGCGAAGTGCAGATCGTGCTGGTGGACAAGGGCTTGAAAGAGAAAGGCACGACCCAGCCTGCGGTGCAGCTGGCTAACCAGATCAACCGCCTGCGCCCCGAGCTGTCGCTATACATCCTGCTGCAGGATGACGATGAAAAAGTGGTGATGGAAGAGCTGGCCAGCCACGCCATTGATGGCTATTTCTACCGCGACGAGCGCGATTTCAACGGCTGGTTCCGCATCCTGGCTGCAGAGATGGGCGAAAAAGCCGCCACGCCGTTTTACGACAAGCTCAAGCAATACGTGCGCATGGCCAAGGATTCGTGGCACACGCCAGGCCACGCCGGTGGAGACTCGCTAAAAGGCAGCCCATGGGTGGGGGATTTTTACGACTTTGTCGGCGAGGAAATGCTGCGCGCCGACCTGTCGGTATCAGTGCCGATGCTGGACTCGCTGCTACACCCCACCGGTGTGATAGCGGAGGCGCAAACCCTGGCCGCCAAGGCCTTTGGCGCCAAAAAAACCTACTTTGCCACCAATGGCACCTCCACCTCGAACAAGGTGATCTTCCAGACCCTGCTGGCACCGGGCGACAAGCTGCTGCTGGACCGCAACTGCCACAAGTCTGTGCACCACGGCGTGATTCTGTCCGGCGCGCAGCCTGTATACCTGGATTCGTCCGTCAACCGCCAGTACGGCATTTTTGGCCCGGTACCCAAGCAGGTGATTTTCGATGCCATTGCGGCCAACCCTGACGCGCGCGTGCTGATTCTGACCAGCTGCACCTACGATGGCCTGCGCTACGACCTGAAGCCCATCATCGAAGCGGCGCACGCCGCCGGCATCAAGGTGATCGTGGACGAAGCCTGGTACGGCCACGCCCGTTTCCACCACGCCTTCCGCCCCACGGCGCTGGAGTCCGGCGCGGATTACGTTACCCAGAGCACGCACAAGATACTGTCCGCATTTTCGCAGGCCAGCATGATCCACGTGAACGACCCCACGTTCGACGAGCACCTGTTCCGCGAAAACTTCAATATGCACACCTCCACCAGCCCGCAATACAACCTGATTGCCAGCCTGGACGTGGCGCGCAAGCAGGCGGTGACCGAGGGCTTCCGCCTGCTGGACCGTGCCTTGAAGCTGGCGCAGGAGCTGCGGCAGAAGATCAACTCCACCGGCGCTTTTCGCGTGCTGGAGCTGGACGACCTGCTGCCAGAGTCGGTGCGCGGCGACGGCGTGCAGCTGGACCCCACCAAGCTGACGGTGGACATTTCGCAAAGCGGTTATTCCACCGATGAGCTGCAGCGCGCCTTGTTCGAGCGCTTCAACATCCAGATCGAAAAATCTACCTTCAACACCATCACCCTGTTGCTCACCGTGGGTACCACCCGCAGCAAGATGTCGCGCCTGTTTGACGCGCTGCTACGCCTGGCCAAAGAGCAGCGCGCGCCGCGTGCGCTGGGCAAAATGCCGGAAATCCCCGGCTTCTCCCGCCTGGCCTGCCTGCCGCGCGACGCGTTTTATGAGGCGGGCGAGCGCCTGCCGCTACTGGACGATGACGGGCTGCCGAACACGGCGCTGACCGGCCGCGTGTGTTGCGATCAGATCGTGCCGTATCCGCCGGGTATCCCGGTGCTGGTGCCGGGCCAGGTGATCGAAGCCAATATCGTGGCCTATATGGCGCGGCTGCTGAAAACGCAAAAGAGCATAGAAATGCACGGCCTGGCCGAGGAGGGCGGTGAGTTCTGCGTGCGGGTGCTGCGTGATGACGAGCTGGCTAGCTTGCCTAGTCGCGCCTGGTTCAACTGACCTTATGGCCAGCGGATAGCGTTTTGTTAAACAGCTGTACCGCTTCGCTAAAACCCTGAAAAAATGCCGGTGCGCCGCAAGTGTTTGATCTTGCAGCGTATCGGCGTTTTTATTGCCGGATGGCGGCCACTTGAAACCGGCTTGGGCTTGTCACCAATGTGGATTTCGTATACATATAACCATGTCGCAATTTTGTAAATCATGAATTCATCATGAACAATATTGCGTTGATCAACCCAATGACAGATGGTTTGCGTGTAGTAATGTGCCGCCGCGCATGAAAACGCCACGTTTTCACAGCGCCGTGGCATTAATTTTTTTCGGAACCCGATATGAAGCAGCCCAAACACTTTCTCCAGTTCACAGACCTTTCCGCCGCGGAGTACCAACACATCTTCGAGCGAGCCCAGGTACTGAAGCGACGACAGGTGTCCGGCGAGCTGTACCGCCCACTGGTGGGCCGGGTCATGACCATGATCTTCGAAAAAAACTCCACGCGCACCCGCGTATCGTTTGAAGCCGGCATGTCGCAGCTGGGTGGCCACGCCATGTTCCTGGACGGCAAGAGCTCGCAGATCGGCCGCGGTGAACCGGTAGAAGATACTGCCCGCGTGCTGTCGCGCATGGCCGATATCATCATGATCCGCACCTTTGAGCAGAACATGGTGGAAAGGTTGGCCGCATTCTCGCGCGTACCGGTGATCAACGGCCTGACCAACGAATATCACCCGTGCCAGATTCTGGCCGACATCCTGACCTATATCGAACACCGCGGCAGCATCGCCGGCAAGACCGTGGCCTGGATTGGCGATGGCAACAATATGGCGCGTACCTGGCTGCAGGCGGCCAAGCTGCTGGGTTTCAAGCTCAAGGTAGCAACCCCGCTGGGGTACGAGCTGCAGGTGCTGGACGGCCAGCATTACGATAGAGACTGTTTCGAAGCCTTCCACAACCCGGCGTCCGCCGTTGCCGGTGCCGACCTGGTGACCACCGACGTGTTTACCAGCATGGGCTTTGAAGGCGAGGCTGAAGCGCGCCGTGAAGCGTTTGAAGGCTATATGGTGAGTGCCGACCTGATGAAGCTGGCCAAGCCAGACGCGCTGTTCATGCACTGCCTGCCGGCGCACCGTGGTGAAGAAGTGGCAGCCGACGTGATCGACGGCCCGCAAAGCGTAGTATGGGACGAGGCAGAGAACCGCATGCACGCCCAGAAAGCCCTGATTGAATACCTGATGCTGGGTCGTGTACACGACTGACCCGGCTTGTAGACTGAGAGAGAAGACGATGGCAGACATCAATAAAGTGGTATTGGCCTATTCCGGTGGCCTGGATACTTCGGTGATCCTGAAGTGGTTGCAAGACACCTATCAATGCGAAGTGGTGACCTTCACCGCCGACCTGGGCCAGGGCGAAGAGCTGGAGCCGGCACGCCAGAAGGCGCTGCAGTTCGGCATCAAGCAGGAAAACATCTTCATCGATGACCTGCGCGAAGAGTTTGTACGCGACTTCGTGTTCCCGATGTTCCGCGCCAACACCATTTACGAAGGCGAGTACCTGCTGGGCACCTCCATCGCCCGCCCGCTGATCGCCAAGCGCCAGATCGAAATCGCCAACCTCACCGGCGCCGACGCGGTATCGCACGGTGCTACCGGCAAGGGTAACGACCAGGTGCGTTTCGAGCTGGGCTACTACGGCCTGAAGCCGGATGTAAAAGTGATTGCCCCATGGCGCGAGTGGGACCTGCTGTCCCGCGAGAAGCTGCTGGCCTACGCCGAGAAAAACGGCATTCCGGTGGACATGAAGCACAAGAACGGTGGCGCGCCGTATTCCATGGACGCCAACCTGCTGCACATCTCCTTCGAAGGCCGTCACCTGGAAAACCCGTCCGCCGAGGCCGAAGAAGCCATGTGGCGCTGGACTGTGTCGCCAGAAGCGGCACCGGATGAAGCCGAATACCTGGACGTAGAGTTCGAAAAAGGCGATATCGTGGCGCTGAACGGCGTACGCCTGGCTGCGCACGACGTGCTGGCCAAGCTGAACGAGCTTGGCGGCAAGCACGGCATTGGCCGTCTGGACCTGGTGGAAAACCGCTACGTGGGCATGAAGTCCCGCGGCTGCTACGAAACCCCGGGTGGCACCATCATCCTGAAGGCACACCGCGCCATCGAGTCCATCACCCTGGATCGCGAAGTGGCCCACCTGAAGGACGACCTGATGCCACGCTACGCCAGCCTGATCTACAACGGCTACTGGTGGGCACCGGAGCGCAAGGCACTGCAAACCCTGATCGATTACACCCAGCAAACCGTTAACGGCTGGGTACGCCTGAAGCTGTACAAGGGCAATGTGATCGTGGTGAGCCGCGATTCCAAAACCAACTCGCTGTTCGACATGAACATCGCCACCTTCGACGACGACGGCGGTGCCTACAACCAGGCCGACGCTGGTGGCTTCATCAAGCTGAACGCACTGCGCATGCGCATTGCCGGCCGCCTGAACAAGTAAGCCAATCGGTATCGATCTGTACAAGCCGCACCCCATGGGGTGCGGTTTTTTATTACCGCTTCTATAATGGCGGCCAACCTTTTAGCGCAAAGACATCATGAGCGAAGAACAATTTACCAACTGGTCTATGGGCATCCTGCTGACCGGTCTGATCATTTTCATGGGTTTCATCATTTACGATCTGGGCAAGAAATCGAATGCCGGCAAAACCGGCATGATTGCACTGTTCATCGTGCTGGGCTTCGGCGTGGTGGGCTTTGTGTTCAAGAACGTGCTGGTGGAGTTCATGTTGCTCAAATGAGCGCCACACCAACAGTAAGCGAAGGCGCGCTGGCCAGCTGGGATGCCGCGCGCGGCTTTGGTTTTATCCGCCAGGCGGATGGTAGCCGCCTGTTTGCGCACGCCAGCGTGTTTACCGGCGGGGTATTGCCACAAGGAGGCGATACCGTGCAGTACCGCCGTGGGCCAGGTCGCGATGGCCGTCCGCAGGCTAGCTGGGCGCAGGTCAAAGCCGTACAGCTGGACAGCACGCGGTACAAAGGTGTGCTGCAGCATTGGGATGACGCGCGCGGGTTCGGTTTTGTCGATACAGAAGATGGCCAGTCACTGTTTGTGCACGTGTCGGCATTTCCTGTCTCGCCCAGGCGCCCGTTACCCGGGGACGAGGTGTACTACAAAGCGGGCCATAACACCCAGGGTAAGCCGGTGGCGGTATGGGCCAACTATGCCACTTTGCCAGGCCTGCAGGTGTTGGCCAGCCTCAAACCGGACCGCCGCCCCCGGCCATGGGCGGCCGGAGCAATGCTGCTGATGTTGGCCGCATTGTGGCTGGCGGGCAGGGTAGCCACCTGGGTGCCGGCGGCTTATGGCTTGCTGAGCCTACTGTTGTTCCTCGCCTATGGGCGCGACAAACAGGCAGCGCAGCGCCAGCAGTGGCGCACGCCGGAAAGTACCTTGCATGCACTGGCCTTGCTGGGTGGCTGGCCCGGGGCGGCGCTGGCGCAGTACGTGTTCAACCATAAATCCACTAAACCCGCGTTTCGTCGCTACTACTGGCTGAGTGTGGCATTGAATGTGGCATGCCTTGCCTGGCTTGTAAGCCATGGCCTGCTGGCTGCGGCCAACTTCGGCTAGAATACGCGCCATAACACGAAAGGAAGGGCGATATGCCATCGTTTGACATTGTGTCCGAAGTGGACAAAATCGAAGTACGCAACGCGGTAGACCAATCCAACAAGGAAGTGTCCACCCGCTATGACTTCAAGGGTAGCGATGCCCGTATCGAAACCGGCGACAAGACGCTGACCCTGTTTGCAGACAGCGAATTTCAGCTGGACCAGGTAAACGACATCCTGGTGGCCAAACTGGCCAAGCGTGGCGTGGATGTGCGCTGCATGGAGTACGGCAAGCTGGAAAAAGTCAGCGGCAACAAGGTGAAGAAAGTGCTGACCGTGAAGGAAGGCCTGGAAACCGACCTCGCCAAAAAAATCGTGAAGCTCATCAAGGACAGTAAGCTGAAAGTACAGGCCAGCATCCAGGGTGAGGCGGTACGTGTGTCTGGCGCCAAGCGTGACATGCTGCAAGACGTGATTGCACTGATGCGCAAGGAAATTGCCGGCGATATGGAAAACGGCTTCCCGCTGCAGTTCAACAACTTCCGCGATTGATGCCGTAGGCGGCCACGTTGCGTAAACGTTGGCCGCATGACGCGACAAGGCCGCTGCAAATGCAGCGGCCTTGTGCTTTGTGCTATTTAGCGATCGAGATCGGCCGCGCTGTGGCGCTCGGCCAGCTGTTCGGCCTCGTCGCCCCAGGTGCGGTTCACGCGGCGACCACGTTGTACGGCCGGGCGCTCGGCAATTTCGCGTGCCCAGCGTTGCACATGCGGGTAGTCGTCTACTTGCAGGAACTCGGCGGCGCCGTATAGCTGGCCCAGC is a window encoding:
- a CDS encoding YajQ family cyclic di-GMP-binding protein, producing MPSFDIVSEVDKIEVRNAVDQSNKEVSTRYDFKGSDARIETGDKTLTLFADSEFQLDQVNDILVAKLAKRGVDVRCMEYGKLEKVSGNKVKKVLTVKEGLETDLAKKIVKLIKDSKLKVQASIQGEAVRVSGAKRDMLQDVIALMRKEIAGDMENGFPLQFNNFRD
- a CDS encoding argininosuccinate synthase translates to MADINKVVLAYSGGLDTSVILKWLQDTYQCEVVTFTADLGQGEELEPARQKALQFGIKQENIFIDDLREEFVRDFVFPMFRANTIYEGEYLLGTSIARPLIAKRQIEIANLTGADAVSHGATGKGNDQVRFELGYYGLKPDVKVIAPWREWDLLSREKLLAYAEKNGIPVDMKHKNGGAPYSMDANLLHISFEGRHLENPSAEAEEAMWRWTVSPEAAPDEAEYLDVEFEKGDIVALNGVRLAAHDVLAKLNELGGKHGIGRLDLVENRYVGMKSRGCYETPGGTIILKAHRAIESITLDREVAHLKDDLMPRYASLIYNGYWWAPERKALQTLIDYTQQTVNGWVRLKLYKGNVIVVSRDSKTNSLFDMNIATFDDDGGAYNQADAGGFIKLNALRMRIAGRLNK
- a CDS encoding DUF2788 domain-containing protein, with translation MSEEQFTNWSMGILLTGLIIFMGFIIYDLGKKSNAGKTGMIALFIVLGFGVVGFVFKNVLVEFMLLK
- a CDS encoding aminotransferase class I/II-fold pyridoxal phosphate-dependent enzyme encodes the protein MNPVSRVLVVSDDAAWQADVLAELAAVAGKMANPFGLCFEGVGRSSDALARAGSDGEVQIVLVDKGLKEKGTTQPAVQLANQINRLRPELSLYILLQDDDEKVVMEELASHAIDGYFYRDERDFNGWFRILAAEMGEKAATPFYDKLKQYVRMAKDSWHTPGHAGGDSLKGSPWVGDFYDFVGEEMLRADLSVSVPMLDSLLHPTGVIAEAQTLAAKAFGAKKTYFATNGTSTSNKVIFQTLLAPGDKLLLDRNCHKSVHHGVILSGAQPVYLDSSVNRQYGIFGPVPKQVIFDAIAANPDARVLILTSCTYDGLRYDLKPIIEAAHAAGIKVIVDEAWYGHARFHHAFRPTALESGADYVTQSTHKILSAFSQASMIHVNDPTFDEHLFRENFNMHTSTSPQYNLIASLDVARKQAVTEGFRLLDRALKLAQELRQKINSTGAFRVLELDDLLPESVRGDGVQLDPTKLTVDISQSGYSTDELQRALFERFNIQIEKSTFNTITLLLTVGTTRSKMSRLFDALLRLAKEQRAPRALGKMPEIPGFSRLACLPRDAFYEAGERLPLLDDDGLPNTALTGRVCCDQIVPYPPGIPVLVPGQVIEANIVAYMARLLKTQKSIEMHGLAEEGGEFCVRVLRDDELASLPSRAWFN
- the dinG gene encoding ATP-dependent DNA helicase DinG is translated as MLTDIEKNLLRDHYRAISENLPGFRPRAAQRRMLAEIANAFGRCSMPPADSEQAPEDNSGDSIVVVEGPTGVGKSLAYLLAGGVMAKSRGKKLVVTSATIALQEQLVNRDLPFVIEKSGLPLTFALAKGRGRYLCPYRLYQLTADTAQGELLAMDPSMALWERKPEQAEIDALRELADEFYYRRWNGDRDTWAENIPDELWRRVTNDRHGCLKAGCPNRAECPFYLARDTLENVDVVVANHDLMLADVSMGGGVILPAPEQSLYCIDEAHHLAKKAVNQFAAEHSLAQAMAWLDKVPALATRVQTLIDKPELCANAMDAAGACMESLTEWLWLLQGVTELEANSDNLEPSWLIEDGVLPEHMKIPAANMALSARALYKNLTGMADAINALRKDKQQDAVLLDKLNSDAGFFVGKVEPLVALWDLYEREPDENAPPIAKWVTRRADGKGDYIFSASPVSAAGSLAANLWRRASGALLTSATLRSLGNFDLLLSQTGLKWLPDVQCVALDSPFNFSEQGELYLPPLHATPKDPAAHTREIIEWLPRLVDLTQPLGTLVLFTSRRQMQEVAEGIPAELRQCVQMQGELPKAVLLANHYTALKEQRPSVLFGLDSFSEGLDLPGEACVHVIIAKLPFAMPDDPVGRTLSRWIEKRGGNPFIELTVPEASIKLVQAVGRLIRTESDYGRVTILDNRIVRQQYGKRLLASLPAFRRL
- the argF gene encoding ornithine carbamoyltransferase; the protein is MKQPKHFLQFTDLSAAEYQHIFERAQVLKRRQVSGELYRPLVGRVMTMIFEKNSTRTRVSFEAGMSQLGGHAMFLDGKSSQIGRGEPVEDTARVLSRMADIIMIRTFEQNMVERLAAFSRVPVINGLTNEYHPCQILADILTYIEHRGSIAGKTVAWIGDGNNMARTWLQAAKLLGFKLKVATPLGYELQVLDGQHYDRDCFEAFHNPASAVAGADLVTTDVFTSMGFEGEAEARREAFEGYMVSADLMKLAKPDALFMHCLPAHRGEEVAADVIDGPQSVVWDEAENRMHAQKALIEYLMLGRVHD
- a CDS encoding DUF1294 domain-containing protein, translated to MSATPTVSEGALASWDAARGFGFIRQADGSRLFAHASVFTGGVLPQGGDTVQYRRGPGRDGRPQASWAQVKAVQLDSTRYKGVLQHWDDARGFGFVDTEDGQSLFVHVSAFPVSPRRPLPGDEVYYKAGHNTQGKPVAVWANYATLPGLQVLASLKPDRRPRPWAAGAMLLMLAALWLAGRVATWVPAAYGLLSLLLFLAYGRDKQAAQRQQWRTPESTLHALALLGGWPGAALAQYVFNHKSTKPAFRRYYWLSVALNVACLAWLVSHGLLAAANFG